A stretch of DNA from Sphingomonas ginkgonis:
TGAGGCACGGCCGCGCCGGGCTCGCCAGCGCCGCGGCGAGATCGTCCGGGCCAATCCCGTGGAGCACGACCAGCGAGGCGCCGTCCGGCAATGTCCCGAGCTGTTCCGCCTCCCACCAGGTCGAGACGAAGAAGTCGCGGCAGCCCGCCGCGCCCAGCCGCTCGACAACCGCGCGCGCGCCGAGCCCGTAGCCGTCGGCCTTGACCGCCGCGCCCGCCGGGACGCCCGCCCGTTCCGCGAGCCAGCGCCAGTTGGCGACCAGTGCGGTGCTGTCGAGATCGAGGCGGAGCGGGCGGTGCATGGCGGCCCGGTTAGCCGCCCTCCCCCGCCCCGTCGAGGCTCGCCTTGGCCTGTTCCCAGTGACGGCCGTCGAACCGGGTGATGGCGAGGTCGGGCCGCTCCTCGAGGCAGTTAGCGTTGACGCTCCACGCCTCGGGATGGCTTCGCGGCTGGTAGAAGCTCTTCACGCCGCAGGTCGAGCAGAACAGATGCTCCGCCGCGCCCGTGCCGAAGCGGTAGCTGGTGAGCCGCTCCGCCCCGCGCTCGAGCACGAAGTCGGCATGCGGCACAATGATGTGGAGGAAGCCGGTCGCCGAGCAGATCGAGCAGTTGCAGTCGAGCGCGGCGACCGGCGGGCCCGCGACCGTGCCATGGAA
This window harbors:
- a CDS encoding GFA family protein, which gives rise to MTVKFSGGCHCGAVRFHGTVAGPPVAALDCNCSICSATGFLHIIVPHADFVLERGAERLTSYRFGTGAAEHLFCSTCGVKSFYQPRSHPEAWSVNANCLEERPDLAITRFDGRHWEQAKASLDGAGEGG